From a single Nicotiana tomentosiformis chromosome 2, ASM39032v3, whole genome shotgun sequence genomic region:
- the LOC104098171 gene encoding uncharacterized protein, translating to MATTSMSAIFVPPTSPSVTRKINLSSGNDKFVIPQIFPFRSPNYQFRKPPSCSSSNGAAVQSSRNTSELPISVDALQRFIRLNLGNWTGSFHQFDGHGNLMHKITTKLAVGSYGEDELMSLLQTLYIKQPQSTTSFSGDDSEPEWFEYKIKETNMFTVDKYQQIGFFPKEKAYALRYQTAGMLETVLRQGVLGEDDIGEESPRNLKLPSKRPSIVCENCLYSLEKDKRVRAFHIMDPKGILEMILVFLEERGNGEVIPPSFDNFKEDSERLLPHLGTWKGHSLTKRTGVYGATITEADTTAVLEMNKDGQLVQDITSTSGTSKITTNVHWTGTMSKNLVTFDGGFQLSLLPGGIYMGYPSDVAKSVQESRSFHLEFCWLESPGKRQRLIRTYDVEGLAVSSTYFIESKI from the exons ATGGCAACAACGTCTATGTCAGCCATTTTTGTGCCTCCCACTTCGCCCTCCGTCACACGAAAGATAAATCTAAGTTCAGGGAATGACAAATTTGTTATTCCGCAAATATTTCCATTCCGGTCTCCGAATTACCAGTTTAGGAAACCGCCGTCATGCTCCAGTTCCAATGGCGCGGCGGTCCAAAGTAGTCGAAATACAAGCGAACTACCAATAAGTGTCGACGCTCTTCAGCGTTTCATTCGCCTCAATTTGGGCAACTGGACCGGCTCTTTCCAT CAATTTGATGGTCATGGCAATTTGATGCATAAAATTACAACGAAGCTTGCGGTGGGCTCTTATGGTGAAGATGAACTGATGAGTTTACTACAAAC GTTGTACATCAAACAGCCTCAATCTACCACTTCATTTTCTGGTGATGATTCTGAACCGGAGTGGTTTGAATACAAAATCAAAGAGACCAACATGTTTACTGTGGACAAATATCAACAG ATTGGCTTCTTCCCCAAGGAGAAGGCGTATGCACTAAGATATCAGACTGCTGGCATGTTAGAGACAGTGTTAAGACAGGGAGTGCTTGGTGAAGATGATATTGGAGAAGAATCACCAAG AAATCTGAAGCTTCCCTCTAAACGGCCTTCTATTGTATGTGAAAATTGTCTTTATTCACTGGAGAAAGATAAGCGAGTGAGAGCCTTTCATATAATGGACCCAAAAGGGATTTTGGAAATGATTCTAGTTTTCCTTGAAGAAAGAGGTAACGGAGAGGTCATTCCTCCATCCTTTGACAATTTCAAG GAGGATTCCGAAAGGCTTCTGCCTCATCTTGGAACTTGGAAAGGTCATTCGCTAACAAAGCGTACTGGTGTTTATGGAGCAACAATTACTGAAGCAGATACTACTGCTGTTCTTGAAATGAACAAGGATGGCCAGCTAGTTCAG GATATCACGTCTACTTCTGGTACGAGTAAAATTACAACCAATGTACATTGGACGGGTACCATGTCGAAAAACCTAGTGACATTCGACGGTGGTTTCCAGCTGAGTTTGTTACCTGGAGGCATTTACATGGGATACCCATCTGATGTGGCCAAGAGTGTGCAAGAATCCAGGTCATTTCATCTGGAGTTTTGTTGGCTTGAATCGCCTGGCAAGAGACAAAGACTCATCCGCACTTATGATGTAGAGGGCCTGGCTGTTTCATCTACATATTTCATTGAGTCCAAAATCTGA